A single Carnobacterium alterfunditum DSM 5972 DNA region contains:
- the flgB gene encoding flagellar basal body rod protein FlgB, whose product MSDPTYNLIKNALDAASMRQEMISSNISNVNTDGYKVNKVEFENILENVSNGTAMKKTNDLHMGFGNLNEVTPVVSKRTDTSVKENGNNVDIDIEMAEEASNSIYYNGLVTQLNAKYAMLRSVITK is encoded by the coding sequence ATGAGTGACCCTACTTATAATCTGATAAAAAATGCATTAGATGCCGCATCAATGAGACAAGAAATGATTTCAAGCAATATTTCGAATGTGAATACAGATGGTTACAAAGTAAATAAAGTAGAATTTGAAAATATTTTAGAAAATGTTTCAAATGGTACAGCGATGAAAAAAACGAATGATTTACATATGGGTTTCGGAAATTTAAATGAAGTAACACCAGTCGTGTCAAAAAGAACAGACACTTCAGTGAAAGAGAATGGCAATAATGTCGATATCGATATCGAAATGGCAGAAGAAGCTAGCAACAGTATTTATTACAATGGTTTAGTGACTCAATTAAACGCTAAATACGCCATGTTGCGTAGTGTAATTACTAAGTAG
- a CDS encoding flagellar hook assembly protein produces the protein MEFPTDFMMGSINNSTSTETKSAELSTEDFLQIMAASIKMPSMPGESGSGSSGGGETDYLAQLAQFNTLDQLTSMSEMMNMNVLMTQQQQALSLLGKEVKVAGAESGFISGTVDKVKFDQGYATIQVDGKDYVLNDILEVGDQA, from the coding sequence ATGGAATTTCCAACCGATTTTATGATGGGATCAATCAATAACAGTACATCTACTGAAACAAAAAGTGCAGAACTCTCAACAGAAGATTTTCTACAGATCATGGCAGCATCCATAAAAATGCCGTCTATGCCTGGAGAAAGCGGTAGTGGCAGCAGTGGCGGTGGCGAAACGGATTATCTGGCTCAATTAGCTCAATTTAATACATTGGATCAGTTGACAAGTATGTCAGAAATGATGAATATGAACGTTTTAATGACGCAACAGCAACAAGCACTCAGTCTATTAGGAAAAGAAGTCAAAGTAGCGGGTGCAGAATCAGGTTTTATCAGTGGAACCGTGGATAAGGTTAAATTCGATCAAGGTTACGCGACGATCCAAGTAGATGGGAAAGATTACGTATTAAATGATATTTTAGAAGTCGGTGACCAAGCTTAA
- a CDS encoding FliH/SctL family protein, which yields MPSSHKIIKQGQSFTQESRSFIQTEMLAVKRPKESDQGHSSELPVVEPIEVMQAKVLLDETHEKKRVILSEAQEEAKQLKEKAKKKGFEEGTAQGYEMGYTDGMKKAEEESLRLRETIHNMLDEAQEVVESYYQAKKNAFIDLAGHMAETIVHKSIDVSSDQVMDLIKPVLHRLKREDQFITLMVRPEQKELVKEKVKEFEKENQDIRFAVLSDNTLDKNGCIVENAHAIVDLQVRKQLDAMIDEMKNSE from the coding sequence ATGCCATCATCTCATAAAATCATCAAACAAGGCCAGTCGTTTACTCAAGAAAGTCGTTCATTTATCCAAACGGAAATGCTAGCCGTGAAACGACCTAAAGAGTCAGATCAAGGGCACTCAAGTGAGTTGCCGGTAGTAGAACCCATTGAAGTCATGCAAGCTAAAGTTTTATTAGATGAAACACATGAAAAAAAAAGGGTGATCCTTTCTGAAGCCCAAGAAGAAGCGAAACAGCTGAAAGAAAAGGCAAAAAAAAAAGGGTTTGAGGAAGGCACGGCACAAGGATACGAGATGGGCTACACAGATGGCATGAAAAAGGCTGAAGAAGAAAGCTTGCGTTTGAGAGAAACGATCCATAATATGCTGGATGAAGCCCAAGAAGTAGTTGAAAGTTATTATCAAGCTAAAAAAAATGCATTCATAGATCTTGCGGGACATATGGCTGAAACAATCGTCCATAAAAGCATTGATGTGTCATCGGATCAAGTGATGGATTTGATCAAACCGGTCCTGCATCGTTTGAAACGAGAGGATCAATTTATTACGTTAATGGTCAGACCGGAACAAAAAGAGTTGGTCAAAGAAAAGGTAAAAGAGTTTGAAAAAGAGAACCAAGATATTCGGTTTGCAGTACTGTCAGATAATACATTGGATAAAAATGGGTGTATTGTTGAAAACGCCCACGCAATCGTTGACCTGCAAGTTAGAAAACAATTAGACGCGATGATAGACGAGATGAAGAATTCGGAGTGA
- a CDS encoding flagellar hook-length control protein FliK, with protein sequence MTLNPTPVSASSNSIQLKPKLQQEVRPEKFKAQFTGYLAKEKPHTLHKESSKEMPEEETNEDSQEEPTEEILTSESSLLYSGPFNARQEQQPVKSALNDSEQPLVEVDKLLNSSEPVFAAQVADESEKIDAFDQKEASMLDNQKAQIIKNGDNLLAEESDPSEANQVLVTVKENKLGGTILPTGRFLTEEWKNERMGITQLIAEPVQPIELSGTISDNEQLQQPKSDIIESKLGGLAELNSNEKLLKNPISFMKDLESTEQSIQIAEVDQQGQPIQQQSMVEALAIKQSSVVESVKQASIQLVSEVIIQEAESLLSGKKSIAHVTLSPEKMGEVRITVELIDNVLMTKIVVDNVETRELLTSGMNRLTDNLDRQNIRLGELTIQLNEHATADSASQERQGEEQKRTFGQKQAKISDNEIKTLKSEGKIDTGRLSILV encoded by the coding sequence ATGACATTGAACCCAACTCCTGTTTCTGCCAGTAGTAATAGCATCCAACTAAAACCTAAGCTTCAGCAAGAAGTACGTCCTGAAAAATTTAAAGCACAATTTACCGGGTATTTAGCAAAAGAAAAACCTCATACGTTACATAAAGAAAGTTCGAAAGAAATGCCTGAAGAAGAAACAAATGAAGACAGTCAAGAGGAACCAACTGAGGAAATACTTACCTCAGAATCATCGCTGCTTTATAGTGGGCCATTTAACGCAAGACAAGAGCAACAACCAGTAAAAAGTGCTCTGAATGATAGTGAACAGCCACTAGTTGAAGTGGACAAACTACTAAATAGTAGTGAACCGGTTTTTGCAGCACAAGTAGCAGATGAATCGGAAAAAATAGACGCCTTTGATCAAAAAGAAGCTAGCATGCTGGATAATCAAAAGGCTCAAATTATAAAAAATGGGGATAACCTTTTAGCGGAAGAATCTGATCCGAGTGAAGCAAATCAGGTTCTGGTGACTGTGAAAGAAAATAAACTGGGTGGAACGATTTTACCAACTGGACGGTTTTTGACTGAGGAATGGAAAAACGAACGAATGGGTATTACCCAACTCATAGCTGAACCCGTTCAACCAATTGAACTGAGTGGAACAATAAGCGACAATGAGCAGCTGCAACAACCAAAATCGGATATAATCGAGAGCAAATTGGGAGGCTTAGCGGAACTTAACTCAAATGAAAAATTGCTTAAAAATCCCATTTCTTTTATGAAAGATCTAGAAAGCACCGAACAATCCATACAAATTGCTGAAGTAGATCAGCAGGGGCAACCAATCCAACAGCAGTCGATGGTTGAAGCTTTAGCGATCAAGCAATCAAGTGTAGTAGAATCGGTCAAACAAGCGAGTATCCAGCTGGTGAGCGAAGTGATCATACAAGAAGCTGAATCCCTTTTAAGCGGCAAAAAATCCATTGCACATGTGACTTTATCACCTGAAAAAATGGGTGAAGTGAGAATCACAGTAGAATTGATCGACAACGTGCTGATGACTAAAATCGTTGTCGATAACGTTGAAACGAGAGAATTACTGACAAGTGGTATGAACCGGTTAACAGATAATTTAGACCGCCAAAACATTCGCTTAGGAGAATTAACGATTCAATTGAACGAGCATGCAACAGCTGATTCGGCTTCTCAAGAAAGACAGGGAGAAGAGCAGAAACGGACTTTTGGACAAAAACAAGCAAAAATTTCAGATAATGAAATAAAGACACTGAAATCTGAGGGAAAAATAGATACAGGCAGACTCAGTATCTTAGTGTGA
- the fliG gene encoding flagellar motor switch protein FliG, translating to MNEVDGLKKAAILLISLGSETSAKIMKNLPDRYIQKVSYEIANIDQVNPEERDSVINEFIEMSQAREYMIEGGIDYAKNLLNKAIGPQRAKEIIDMLNQIQLRERPFNIARKADPQQLINLLLNEQPQTVALILCYMQPEKAAVILSEFPIEMQSQIAERIGTITSTSPAIIEKIEKVIENKFFTYIENDLELVGGVRTLVEILNSVGRSTEKNIISVLEKRQPELAEEIKASLFTFEDIITLEKGDVQKVLRDVNNDDLALALKGVSDEIKSFIYSNLSIRAVESLKEELEFMGPIRLSAVEEAQQLIVTVIRRLDEKGEIYLRRGDQDAIIS from the coding sequence ATGAATGAAGTAGATGGGTTAAAAAAAGCAGCTATATTACTGATATCGTTAGGCTCGGAAACATCAGCGAAGATTATGAAAAATCTACCGGATAGGTATATTCAAAAAGTGAGTTATGAAATAGCCAATATTGATCAGGTGAACCCAGAAGAACGAGATTCGGTTATCAATGAATTTATTGAGATGTCTCAAGCAAGAGAATACATGATTGAAGGAGGAATCGACTACGCTAAAAATTTATTGAATAAGGCGATTGGTCCTCAAAGAGCTAAAGAAATCATTGATATGTTGAATCAAATTCAATTGCGAGAGCGTCCCTTTAATATTGCCCGAAAAGCCGATCCGCAACAGCTTATCAATTTATTGTTAAATGAGCAACCGCAAACGGTCGCTTTGATTTTATGCTACATGCAGCCGGAAAAAGCAGCTGTGATTTTGTCTGAATTTCCGATTGAAATGCAATCGCAAATCGCTGAAAGAATTGGAACCATTACGAGTACATCTCCAGCAATTATAGAGAAGATCGAAAAGGTTATTGAAAACAAATTTTTCACTTACATTGAAAATGATTTGGAATTAGTCGGTGGCGTTCGTACATTGGTTGAAATCTTGAACTCTGTTGGCAGAAGTACTGAGAAAAACATCATTAGTGTATTGGAAAAAAGACAACCAGAATTGGCTGAAGAAATCAAAGCTAGTCTGTTCACCTTCGAAGACATTATTACGCTTGAAAAAGGCGATGTCCAAAAAGTTCTTAGAGACGTTAACAATGATGACTTGGCATTGGCTCTTAAAGGAGTATCGGATGAAATCAAGAGCTTTATTTATAGTAACCTCTCCATTCGTGCAGTTGAGTCGCTCAAAGAAGAACTTGAATTCATGGGACCTATTCGCTTATCAGCCGTCGAAGAAGCTCAACAGCTTATTGTGACTGTGATTCGTCGCTTAGATGAAAAAGGGGAGATTTATTTGAGAAGAGGCGATCAAGATGCCATCATCTCATAA
- the fliI gene encoding flagellar protein export ATPase FliI → MLFDIPFETYHNQLNRKSYYLKMGKVSQVTGLIIKVDGLDAFVGEVCEILIKSSGRVALSEVVGFVDETVLLMPLDELEGIGPGCLVKPTGKTLKVEISEKLLGNTLDGLGRPMDTSLKVDGTFYDVNRSSPNPFKRKKIKDVMSTGIKAIDGTLTVGEGQRIGIFAGSGVGKSTLLGMMARYIEADIIVIGLIGERGREVLEFIEKDLGEEGYRKSVVVCATSDMPPLVRLKGAAVATTIAEYFRDQGKKVVLMMDSVTRVAMAQREIGLATGEPPTTKGYTPSVFTTLPKLLERSGMSETGSITAFYTVLVEGDDMNEPIADSVRGILDGHIVLSRKIASENHYPAIDVQNSISRLMKDVAAEKHSAAAGKLKENMAIYADSKDLIDVGAYRKGSNPLVDRAVQLNTPIKNFLKQRVDERYAFDEVVDQLKTLFDVQQFGNQ, encoded by the coding sequence ATGTTGTTTGATATTCCTTTTGAAACGTATCATAATCAATTGAATAGGAAAAGTTACTACTTAAAGATGGGGAAAGTCAGTCAAGTGACCGGTCTGATCATTAAAGTAGATGGATTGGATGCATTTGTCGGTGAAGTGTGCGAGATACTGATCAAATCATCTGGTAGAGTGGCGTTGAGTGAAGTCGTTGGATTCGTAGATGAGACGGTCTTACTGATGCCTTTGGATGAATTAGAAGGCATTGGACCGGGCTGTTTAGTTAAACCGACAGGCAAAACATTAAAAGTTGAAATCAGTGAAAAATTGCTCGGCAATACGTTGGATGGTTTAGGCCGGCCGATGGATACCTCGTTAAAAGTCGATGGTACGTTTTACGATGTCAATCGAAGCTCACCAAATCCTTTTAAGCGAAAAAAAATTAAAGATGTTATGTCGACAGGGATAAAAGCCATTGATGGAACATTGACTGTCGGAGAAGGACAACGAATCGGGATCTTCGCAGGTAGCGGGGTCGGAAAAAGTACGTTGCTAGGCATGATGGCGCGCTACATTGAAGCAGACATCATCGTAATTGGATTGATTGGAGAACGTGGAAGAGAAGTACTGGAATTTATCGAAAAAGATTTAGGTGAAGAAGGATACCGGAAATCAGTCGTAGTTTGTGCAACGTCAGATATGCCTCCATTGGTTCGGTTAAAAGGGGCAGCCGTAGCAACCACTATTGCTGAGTATTTTCGAGATCAAGGCAAGAAAGTCGTCTTGATGATGGATTCGGTTACGCGTGTCGCTATGGCCCAACGTGAAATTGGGTTAGCAACTGGCGAGCCACCAACAACTAAAGGGTACACGCCCTCTGTTTTTACAACATTGCCTAAGTTATTAGAACGAAGCGGAATGTCTGAAACGGGTTCGATAACGGCCTTTTATACTGTATTGGTTGAAGGGGATGACATGAATGAACCTATCGCCGATTCCGTACGTGGAATCTTGGATGGACATATTGTGTTATCGCGAAAAATTGCATCAGAAAACCATTACCCAGCGATCGATGTTCAAAATAGCATCAGCCGTTTGATGAAAGACGTTGCGGCCGAAAAGCATTCTGCTGCGGCAGGGAAATTAAAAGAAAATATGGCGATTTATGCGGATTCAAAAGATCTGATCGATGTAGGAGCTTACCGTAAGGGAAGCAACCCGCTAGTCGATCGTGCCGTTCAGTTAAATACGCCAATAAAAAACTTTTTAAAACAACGAGTTGATGAGAGATATGCCTTTGATGAAGTTGTTGACCAATTAAAAACACTCTTTGACGTACAGCAGTTCGGTAATCAATAA
- a CDS encoding TIGR02530 family flagellar biosynthesis protein, giving the protein MSLRVEGMQNQTLANKSNPINQRIDRTFGSFLTGSLQQQSPSTEIKVSNHAQKRMNERGILLDQSDLTTIADALEELDQKGSKNSLIVYKDIALIASIDNRTIITAMNTGEMETITNIDSVKKINV; this is encoded by the coding sequence ATGTCTCTTCGCGTTGAAGGTATGCAAAATCAAACACTAGCTAACAAATCCAATCCAATCAATCAACGAATTGATCGAACATTCGGTTCTTTTTTGACAGGATCGCTCCAACAGCAGAGTCCTTCTACAGAAATAAAAGTTTCTAATCATGCCCAAAAACGCATGAACGAAAGAGGCATTCTGTTAGACCAATCGGACTTAACAACTATTGCAGATGCATTAGAGGAGTTGGATCAAAAGGGATCAAAAAATTCATTGATCGTGTATAAAGATATAGCGTTGATTGCCAGTATTGATAATCGAACCATTATCACGGCTATGAACACCGGTGAAATGGAAACCATCACTAACATTGACAGTGTGAAAAAAATAAACGTATAA
- the fliF gene encoding flagellar basal-body MS-ring/collar protein FliF, translated as MDGMKKIWTGIKDGWTDLDKSKRIGLVLVLFFVISIVTGLTYYTQKVEYATLFSELEEADAGTIVNDIKTKGIAYKLEDNGTTILIDQSQVDTYRIELAVDDLLPKSTTGFEIFDETSMMATDEDRKIMYQRAVTGELEQSISALDFIKEAKVLLSLPEDSVFTNEENQSKASASVVLTPLSGSQVPVSAIQGIASLISGAVDNLPKENIKIVDTAGNLLSTALEDEANLNATDLVSKYQAITKSYEQELEQKLLQTLAPIYGIDKLTIAVNADMNFDSNESEIINYGDSSVRSETVSAGGETIDVEEGEGFDNSINQVQSGEEGGNATYDRTTNYELNSETTNTIKAPGEVEKLSASVIFDGNLSPADQESLEAIVATTIGTVEERADVVTVQGIDFATAVEATEENETEQLKISIRDMLLRYWPYLVGGSVLLGILIFIILLMRKRTDDDELDFFDEEEPTAKPIRSDQPTADQKEAKEKAEIKRELNKNMSAKESTVREYAKESPEGAADLIKIWMKDK; from the coding sequence ATGGATGGAATGAAGAAAATTTGGACGGGAATTAAGGACGGTTGGACTGATCTTGACAAAAGTAAACGAATCGGACTAGTTTTGGTTCTCTTTTTTGTCATCAGCATTGTAACAGGCTTGACTTACTATACGCAGAAAGTAGAGTATGCCACACTATTCTCAGAGTTAGAAGAAGCAGATGCGGGTACGATTGTAAATGATATTAAAACAAAAGGAATTGCATATAAGTTGGAAGATAATGGGACAACCATTTTAATTGATCAATCCCAAGTTGATACATATAGAATTGAATTAGCAGTAGATGATCTACTGCCAAAAAGTACGACCGGTTTTGAAATTTTTGATGAAACCAGTATGATGGCAACTGACGAAGATCGTAAAATCATGTATCAAAGAGCAGTCACCGGTGAATTGGAACAATCCATCTCGGCACTGGACTTTATTAAAGAGGCAAAAGTATTGTTATCGCTACCGGAAGATAGTGTTTTTACAAATGAAGAAAATCAATCAAAAGCTTCAGCTTCTGTTGTATTGACTCCGTTAAGCGGGTCTCAAGTTCCCGTTTCGGCTATTCAAGGAATCGCGTCATTGATCTCTGGAGCAGTCGATAATCTGCCAAAAGAAAACATTAAAATTGTCGATACAGCTGGCAATTTATTAAGCACAGCGCTAGAAGATGAAGCGAACTTAAATGCGACCGATCTGGTCAGTAAATACCAAGCTATTACCAAAAGTTATGAACAAGAATTGGAACAAAAGCTGCTTCAAACGCTAGCACCAATCTATGGAATCGATAAATTGACCATTGCAGTTAATGCCGATATGAATTTCGATTCCAATGAAAGCGAGATTATCAATTACGGCGACTCTTCTGTCCGCAGTGAAACTGTTTCTGCAGGTGGTGAGACCATTGATGTTGAAGAAGGAGAAGGATTCGACAATAGCATCAACCAGGTACAAAGTGGTGAGGAAGGCGGTAACGCTACCTATGACCGAACGACGAATTATGAACTGAACTCAGAGACTACGAACACCATTAAAGCACCCGGAGAAGTAGAAAAACTAAGTGCTTCAGTTATTTTTGATGGCAATTTAAGTCCAGCTGATCAAGAATCTTTAGAAGCGATTGTTGCCACAACAATCGGCACAGTTGAAGAACGTGCCGATGTGGTCACGGTACAAGGAATAGATTTTGCTACTGCTGTTGAAGCAACCGAAGAGAATGAAACAGAACAATTAAAGATCAGTATCAGAGATATGCTTTTACGTTATTGGCCTTATCTAGTGGGAGGATCCGTTCTTTTAGGGATACTGATTTTCATCATTCTTCTGATGCGTAAACGCACAGATGACGATGAATTGGATTTCTTTGATGAGGAAGAACCAACAGCAAAACCGATCCGATCCGATCAACCCACAGCAGATCAAAAGGAAGCAAAAGAAAAAGCTGAAATTAAAAGAGAGTTAAACAAAAATATGTCTGCAAAAGAAAGTACAGTAAGAGAATATGCGAAAGAAAGTCCAGAGGGCGCGGCTGATTTGATCAAAATTTGGATGAAAGATAAGTAG
- a CDS encoding flagellar hook-basal body complex protein, whose product MLKSLYSGVTGMRNIQTKMDVISNNIANVSTTGFKTGRVRFEDMLSQTNVSAQASTNAQQVGLGVQVGSIDTVMSGGSLQSTGRALDFGIENGDSSFFNVTDGTKTFYTRDGGFYVDPNGNLVTSGGLQVQGFKAGMPDENIDGFDPAALGTTMAPITIPQTIDGAELQSYNIDSNGLIVGSYSGGKSMVLGRVGLTSFSNPDGLEKSGGNLYTESANSGDPVAGNPGDAGYGSVRSGFLEMSNVDLANEFTEMIITSRSYQANSRSITTSDTMLEELINLKR is encoded by the coding sequence ATGTTAAAATCACTATACTCAGGTGTTACCGGAATGAGAAATATTCAAACGAAAATGGACGTAATTTCAAATAATATTGCCAATGTCAGTACAACTGGGTTTAAAACAGGCAGAGTTCGTTTTGAGGATATGTTGAGTCAAACAAATGTATCAGCACAAGCAAGTACCAATGCACAACAAGTTGGTTTAGGGGTTCAAGTTGGATCAATCGATACCGTTATGTCAGGTGGTTCTTTGCAATCGACTGGAAGAGCACTAGATTTCGGAATCGAAAATGGCGACAGCTCATTTTTCAATGTAACAGATGGAACAAAAACTTTTTATACGAGAGATGGTGGATTCTACGTAGACCCTAATGGCAACTTGGTAACAAGCGGGGGGCTACAAGTACAAGGATTCAAGGCAGGTATGCCTGATGAAAATATTGACGGCTTTGATCCTGCCGCTTTAGGAACAACGATGGCACCTATAACTATTCCTCAAACCATTGATGGAGCTGAATTACAAAGTTATAACATAGACAGCAATGGACTTATTGTAGGATCATACAGCGGTGGAAAATCGATGGTACTAGGCCGGGTGGGATTGACCTCATTTTCTAACCCAGATGGACTAGAAAAAAGTGGTGGAAACTTATATACCGAATCGGCTAACTCAGGTGATCCAGTAGCAGGGAATCCGGGAGATGCTGGATATGGGAGTGTACGTTCTGGATTCTTAGAAATGTCTAACGTAGATTTAGCGAATGAATTTACTGAAATGATCATTACTAGCAGATCTTACCAG
- the fliS gene encoding flagellar export chaperone FliS — protein sequence MYQKNGSDIYKQNQILNASPKKLIVLLYEGCIKNLKLAELHIAEKNIERTNQALIKAQDIIAELMNTLDFEKGGEVAENLYRMYEYLASELIKANVSKDAEDVKRNRRLVEELRDAWIEMD from the coding sequence ATGTACCAAAAAAATGGATCAGACATTTACAAACAAAATCAAATTCTAAATGCATCGCCAAAAAAATTGATTGTTCTTTTGTACGAAGGCTGTATCAAAAATTTAAAATTAGCTGAATTACATATTGCTGAAAAGAACATTGAAAGAACAAACCAAGCATTGATTAAAGCACAAGATATCATTGCTGAATTAATGAACACGTTGGATTTTGAAAAAGGCGGAGAGGTCGCAGAAAATCTATACCGGATGTATGAATACCTCGCTAGTGAATTGATTAAAGCAAATGTATCGAAAGATGCAGAAGATGTAAAACGCAATCGTCGATTGGTTGAAGAATTACGCGATGCTTGGATCGAAATGGACTAA
- the fliJ gene encoding flagellar export protein FliJ produces MANYTFSMEKVLDWRSDTEEEKKKNLAQVQQNKLQQETILQRLIGENIKIKNDSLTTSRIDVLRRQNLYKDMIDEKIIHQKNVVNKAEKNVEVARIALMEAHKDRKVMEKLREKEYTFTMEQEKQDEQKQLDEMAALSFGKSFY; encoded by the coding sequence GTGGCAAACTATACATTTTCAATGGAAAAAGTTCTTGATTGGCGTTCTGATACTGAAGAAGAAAAGAAAAAGAATCTAGCACAAGTCCAACAGAATAAACTGCAACAAGAAACCATCTTACAACGATTGATAGGAGAAAACATAAAAATAAAGAATGATAGTTTAACAACTAGTCGTATCGATGTTTTGCGGCGTCAAAATTTATACAAAGATATGATCGATGAAAAAATTATTCACCAAAAAAATGTGGTTAATAAAGCGGAAAAAAATGTAGAAGTGGCACGTATTGCATTAATGGAAGCCCATAAAGACCGAAAAGTTATGGAAAAGTTAAGGGAAAAAGAATACACCTTTACGATGGAACAAGAAAAACAAGATGAACAAAAACAATTAGATGAAATGGCAGCTTTAAGTTTTGGAAAATCCTTTTATTAA
- the fliE gene encoding flagellar hook-basal body complex protein FliE: MNVDALFSNLVNGPAQTGLTGGMNPQTDEVPNSLSSFSGMLENAMSSLNDQQVAADQGVQGLITGDTDNLHNVMIQTSEAQLSLEMALQLRNKGLEAYNEIKNMQF, translated from the coding sequence ATGAATGTCGATGCACTTTTTAGCAACTTAGTAAACGGTCCAGCACAAACAGGCTTGACTGGTGGAATGAATCCGCAAACGGACGAAGTACCAAACAGTTTATCCTCATTCTCAGGTATGTTAGAAAACGCAATGAGTTCATTAAATGATCAACAAGTTGCAGCAGATCAAGGTGTGCAAGGATTGATAACTGGAGACACAGATAATTTACATAATGTGATGATCCAAACTTCCGAGGCACAATTGTCATTAGAAATGGCCTTGCAATTAAGAAACAAGGGTCTAGAAGCATACAATGAAATAAAAAACATGCAATTTTAA
- the flgC gene encoding flagellar basal body rod protein FlgC, with the protein MSIFDSMQINASGLSLERLKLDTISTNIANVNTTRTEDGEGPYLKKTVLFEESLKQVETSLIGQGTEKSFGVKPIEISENTENIVMEYDPTHPDANEEGYVQQSNVNMADEMVDMMTTLRTYDANVTAMNASKEMLSKALQITIG; encoded by the coding sequence ATGTCGATATTTGATTCCATGCAGATAAATGCGAGCGGATTGAGTTTAGAACGATTGAAGTTGGATACGATCTCAACTAATATCGCGAACGTGAACACCACACGAACAGAGGATGGCGAAGGCCCGTACTTGAAAAAAACGGTCCTATTTGAAGAGAGCTTGAAACAAGTTGAAACGTCTTTGATTGGCCAAGGTACCGAAAAAAGTTTTGGGGTCAAACCGATTGAAATCAGTGAAAATACAGAAAATATCGTCATGGAATACGACCCAACTCACCCAGATGCAAATGAAGAAGGCTACGTTCAGCAATCAAATGTAAATATGGCCGATGAAATGGTCGATATGATGACGACATTACGGACGTATGATGCCAATGTGACCGCTATGAACGCTAGCAAAGAAATGCTGTCAAAGGCGCTACAAATCACAATCGGTTAA